ggagGAGTGTAGACTAAAGAAATGTGGTGACTCAAGACCGGAAGAATATAAATCTTACCtacaagatgaaaaacaaaaagtgatatcagaacaaagaaaatacaaactaTCCAAAGGAATGGAGATTTTTCTTGATAACTTATCAacaaatgacaaagacaaaagagactTTTTCCTCAAGTGGATGAAACTAAAACTTGATTCCCattcaagaaaaaaactgtctgatCTGCGAAACACATTCAAAGAACAATGCAAACAGAAAGATGTGAAACTCATAGCAGAGTTGGATCAAGCTTTGGTGGAGAGCTCTTTAGGTGTAGAACATTACATGAGAGAGATGGGACTGATCTACGAGTTTTTGCCAGAACCTCATCATGAAAGATATCATCTCCCTTCTCTGGCTGCTGAACTGCTGTTGGATGGATATCCTTTAGAGCTCTTGGATGGAGATGCTTCCAACATCCCAGAGAGATGGGTGACAGATGTGCTGATGGAGCTTCACAAGAAGGTTGGAGAGAAGAGCAGACTGTTGGTACTGACTGTATTAGGAGTTCAAAGTTCAGGGAAGTCAACACTCCTCAACACCATGTTTGGTGTACAGTTTCCTGTCAGCAGTGGCAGATGTACCAGAGGAGCTTATATGCTGTTCCTCAAAGTTGGAGAGGATTTGAAAAGTGAATTAAATTCTGACTTCATAGTTCTCATTGACACAGAGGGTCTAAAATCTCCTGATATGGCACAACTAGAGGAGAGTTATGAGCATGACAACCAGCTGGCAACCTTTGTAATCGGCCTCAGTGATGTCACAATCATCAACATTTCAATGGAGAACTcaactgaaatgaaagatgTTCTGCAAATCACAGCCCATGCATTCTTGAGAATGAAGGAGATTGGTAAAAAAACGatttgtcattttgttcatCAGAATGTTGCATCAGTTTCAGCTGATTCCAACTgtgtaagagaaagaaaacatctgttggATCAACTCAATGAAATGACACAACTTGCggctgaaatggaaaaacaaccTTCTATCAAAGCCTTCACTGATGTACTGGACTATGACATAGATAAAACCAACTGGAACATCCCAGGACTCTGGCATGGAACACCTCCAATGGCTCCAGTGAACACAGGTTACAGTGAAGCTGTAGCTGATTTCAAGAAACATCTTCTGGAGACAatgaaaggagagagaagatCTGAACCCTCACAGATCCCTGAGTTTCAAGAATGGATGAGAAGTCTCTGGAAAGCAGTCAAATACAAGAACTTCATCTTTAATTTCGGAAACACTCTGACTCAAGCCTATGACAACCTTTGTAAAGAGTTCAGTGATTGGGAATGGGAGTTCAGGAAAGAGATTCTCTCCTggcagacagaagcagaggtGGAAATCTCAAATGCTGACAATGGATCTGAGATGGAAACTTGGAAAGAACTTGTAGAATCAAAGAAATCCGAAGtgtccaaaaaaataacaaatcaacAAAGAATAATGAAGAAGAAACTCAGTGACTACtatgaaaagaaagacagacatgtAAATCTGATAGAGAAATACAAGACTGATTTCTTCAACAACATCAAAAGCCTTGCAAGAGAAATCCAGATGTCTGTGAATACTAGACTGGATTACATCCTTGAGctaaaaataagtacaaaaaAGGCTCAGGACATACAGAGGATGTACAGAGGTGTGATAGAAGAGCAGGTTATGAAGCTTGTGAGTATCTGCAAAGACTCCAAACTGTCTGATGAACAGCTGATACAAGAGTTTGAAAAGATGTGGAATGATGCCACTGCAGATATTTCTGACCTGAAAGAACAAGATATTATGGAAGATATCCTCTCCACGCTGTGAAAACGTTTCTCAAAGCAGAAAGTCAATGAGGAATTAAGGAATGTTGATTTATGGAAATTTGGAATGGTCCATTCAAAATCAAAACTGAACATtcttagattaaaaaaaaaggttatggCAAATGATCTGCAAAGATTTGCAGACAGCGTCACTGAGTCATGCAGACAGTTTATACTTGATAAAgtaaagacaaatgaagacTCTTTCACAAAGGAACTTCTGTAGAAAAATGATCAACCTCTTCAGCAATGTTACaaacattataaaataaatacaaagtttGAGATTGATTTctcagacttagacttagactaattttattgtcattttgtatgcacaggATGTATACAGAACGAAATTTTGTTGCGTACGGTTCAGGACAATAAAAttgtaataaaattacacataaaataagataaacacaatattaagtGCAGCAGCGATATAGATGTAGGGATGTCATGTATCATAGtgcaaaacatgtttaacaGTGCAAAATATCTGTGCAGAGAATGAAAGTAGAAAAAAGTATGTACAATTATGTACAGAATTCCGGCAGTGTGGAGTAGGGTCCAGTTAAGAGTTCAGCATTCTGATGGCTAAGAGGGAAAAAGCTGTTGCAGAACCTGGTGGTGCTGCACCAGATGCTGCGGAACCTCTTTCCAGAGGGCAACAGAACAGCCCATGGTGGGCGTGGGAGGGGGCACTGACGATGTTAGAGGCTTAGGGCATGCAGCGCTGTGATGAGATGTCCTgaatggagggaagaggggtCCAGATGATCCTCTCTGCTGTCCTCACCACTCTGCTCACGTTCTTCCAGTTGGAgcgctgcagcctccacaccacACAGAGAACGTTAATGTGCAATTAACACACATGGGTTTGCAATCATgggtggatataaaagcatgcgcaaagtgaaaatggtattaacaatggcagccttggctttgttgGAAGACCTCGCAAATGTGTGAGAAAGTGTTTAGAGAACGTGAAGATCTACTCGCAAACGACGACAACTGGCTCATGAGTTGTTTCTGTTTACCGAGGCCAGTATTACTGGAGTATTATTGGAGCTGTGGGCAGAGCTGCAACCCTAGAGCTCAACACAGCGCGGAGCAAGGGATTGTCCGtgcccacacaggtgctgaccactctggggtTGGTGCACAGCAAactgagaagagttgaattcttggtgttaaactagacatacactagtagtgttaattatactctgggtagagttaatccattataattaactctcagtcgataaatagttgttgtcaaaaccg
The sequence above is drawn from the Mugil cephalus isolate CIBA_MC_2020 chromosome 3, CIBA_Mcephalus_1.1, whole genome shotgun sequence genome and encodes:
- the LOC125005245 gene encoding up-regulator of cell proliferation-like, which codes for MDTEEAPQALLSFLSKLGLEKYYPNRLSRQSLLEINTNSLNEKPVSSLEDIPWCFLKKIFKISTKCRSCTQLTSNQKENNDDWDLDLYTTNDSDNKINPLDLMVALFLCADSFLQQEMSLKMSMCQFSVPLLLPHGNKSQCSLMLWALRDIVKEWRPHDLSESRGFVEDNIVQADLPFYSFVRLKNCSLSKSHFLNKVLISDQQNHNIFIHRDMEGGGVKREISNGLVEVCWYLPCGKENLDIFPEPVAFANMRGDIWESLEQFKFLFQVSNVTFVFLDKVEERELEILTSLKDMKTKLFLVVNQKEGNVKQDMMSVKKTLEKLDLPKNNLIVKKTGDNGAEFSKKLCEAIKTCLSHVKATASIVNMFDKAVELGLSVDENKTGQQKKAAKEIMDGIGVRSFPQYKNLQLPLQGDNWKTLSKIEKEECRLKKCGDSRPEEYKSYLQDEKQKVISEQRKYKLSKGMEIFLDNLSTNDKDKRDFFLKWMKLKLDSHSRKKLSDLRNTFKEQCKQKDVKLIAELDQALVESSLGVEHYMREMGLIYEFLPEPHHERYHLPSLAAELLLDGYPLELLDGDASNIPERWVTDVLMELHKKVGEKSRLLVLTVLGVQSSGKSTLLNTMFGVQFPVSSGRCTRGAYMLFLKVGEDLKSELNSDFIVLIDTEGLKSPDMAQLEESYEHDNQLATFVIGLSDVTIINISMENSTEMKDVLQITAHAFLRMKEIGKKTICHFVHQNVASVSADSNCVRERKHLLDQLNEMTQLAAEMEKQPSIKAFTDVLDYDIDKTNWNIPGLWHGTPPMAPVNTGYSEAVADFKKHLLETMKGERRSEPSQIPEFQEWMRSLWKAVKYKNFIFNFGNTLTQAYDNLCKEFSDWEWEFRKEILSWQTEAEVEISNADNGSEMETWKELVESKKSEVSKKITNQQRIMKKKLSDYYEKKDRHVNLIEKYKTDFFNNIKSLAREIQMSVNTRLDYILELKISTKKAQDIQRMYRGVIEEQVMKLVSICKDSKLSDEQLIQEFEKMWNDATADISDLKEQDIMEDILSTL